In Granulicella mallensis MP5ACTX8, the sequence GAGAAAACCGGCGAGGCAGTAGGTGCCGACTCCAGCCTTACCGCGGTAGGTGTCCCAGTGGTTTTTCTGGGAGATGGTGGTGAGTTCGCTGGTCAGGCGCTGAAAGTCGGGATCGGTGGTGAGGTCCGAGGGTTCGTGTCTGCGGTGCAGCAGGGTTACGGCGAACGCGATGCGTGGAATGAAGCCGCGCACGGCGAAGCGATAACCACGGACATTGATACGGCTGCGGCGGTGGTCGGTGAAGTCTTCGCGCAGACCGTAGGTCTGGTAGAAGGCCAGGGCGAGTTGGCGAGTGGGAACCTGAAGACCGACGTGGCGCAGGTAGGGCAGGGGGGCGAAGCGGTGGTGCGCGATCTCGTTGATGTCAAAGGCGAATTCGGTCTGCACATGCTGGTGCTCGCCCTGGGCGTAGTTCACGGATAGGCCATAACGCTGACCGAGAGCAGGGAATTCGATGGGGACAGCCCGGTTGGTGGCCTCGGAGTGGCCGATGGTGTCGCCGATATAGTGCGAGAGCGCGCCGGCGGCGAAGGCCAGTTCATCGGCATTTCCGGCGTTGCGGAAGAGGTTGACCACGAAATCTCCTGACCGGACGTAGTGGGTCAGGTTGGAGAAGTTGGCATCGCCGAAGGGGTAGTAGCCGATGTCCTGGATGACGCAGCCACCGTAGGCATAGGCGCGGGCATGCTCAATCTGCGCCGGTGTCAGCGTGGGATAGCGGCTGAGCAGCAGTGGAACGATGGAGCTGTCCCAGGTGAGGTCGATCAGTTGTTCGTGGGTCAGTACAGAGTAGGCGCCTGCGGGGCGAGCGAGGCCGAGCATGCAGAGCAGTGCGACGAGCGCGAGGCGGAGGCCCAGAGTCATGTTGTTCGGATAAGGGTATAGCAGAAGCCTTTATTTTTCTTGTTGTCATTCGACTTCGATGACAACAAGAAAAACAAAGGCACCCTATAAAATCAATCGCGGTATTCAAATTGAACACCGTCGCTTGCCCGGCGCAATTGCTGATCTGGGCAGAATCTCGACAAGATAATCGTTCATCAGGAGACAAGCATGAAGGAAATGCGCTTCGCAGCCATCTTATGTGTCGCTCTATCGCTAAGCGGTTTGGCTATCGGGCAATCCGGCTCCGACAAACTGAATCGGCAACTGATTCAGGCCTCGGATGACGGCAATGCCGAAGTCGTGAAGACGTTATTGGCGCAGGGAGCCGATATCGAAGGCCGGGATGACAGCGAGCAGACTCCACTCAAGGTAGCCACCGAACACGCCAGAGTTGATGCCGTACGGGTGCTGTTGGCTAAGGGCGCTAATGTTGAAGCTAAGTCCAACTCTAAAGGGACTCCTCTCAACTGGGCCGTAGGTGGAGACGGGAAGATTCTCCGCAGTGAGTATGCGGATCGCCTTGCGATCGTGAAAATGTTGCTGGACAAAAAGGCCGATACCACTGCGAAGACGACAAGTGGCGATACAGCCCTTCACCTGGCTGCTCTGAATTATGTAAATACCGACATTCTGCAACTGCTCTTGAGCAAAGGCGCAAACGTCGAAGCGAAAAATCGGAACGGCTTCACTGCGTTGATTTACGCAGCGCTCGAAGACCACACCGAAGCCGTGACGATGCTTCTGGCGAAAGGTGCCAAGATCGACGCTGCGGACTCAGAGGGACAAACAGCACTGATGCATGCCGTCAGTGAGGAGCGCATTGATTCGGTGGATCTGCTGATCGCTAAAGGTGCGAACCTCGAGGCCGTGGACAACGAAGGCCAGACCGCGCTATTCCGTGCAGCTATGGATGATGATTCCAACTACGACTGGGGCGGCAACTATGTAGAAGTGACGAAGCTCCTGCTGGCCAAAGGCGCCAACGTGAATGCCAAGGACGACCACGGTCGTACCCCACTTCAGATGGCTATCAGGAACGATAAGCACCAGGTCATCAAACTGCTGCAGGAAAAGGGCGCGCACTGATCGATAGAAGTGGTGCCTTTGTTTTTCTTGTTGTCATTCCCGAAGGGAATCTGCTTCATGGGGTGCTGCACTGCTAGGTCTTTTACCTTGCGAAATTTATTGACGTTTGCGGCAGTACAAACAAACAGCAGATTCCCTTCGGGAATGACAACAAGAAAAACAAAAAAGCAGAAGCAGAAACAAACCCCATTCATTCGCGAGGAATGAATGGGGTTTGGATAGTTCCTAGCTGAAATTACAGGCCCTTTGGCAATTTCAGTACCTGCCGCTTCAGCTTCATTGCCAAATAAAACAGAAGCAATGTGCCGCAACCTCCGAGCACGATGGGGGCAGCCGAGACGATAAGCCAGTATCGAAACGTCGCGTGTAGGCAACGGTCGGCGATCGCTGTTGCTGCCAGCATGGCAAGCAATACAAGTGAGACTCGAAGAAAACGGCTCGTATCGCTGAGGATTCTCTTTTCCATGCGGTCTCCAGAGGATATCCACCCGATTGTACTTGTCTGGATAGAAACGCTTCCAGTGGCCTGAATCCAAAGTTTGTTGAAGAAGGGTGCCTGTTCCTTACAGCGCACTTGGCGCTCTCCGGCAGAGCACAATGAACGCAAAAAGAGCAGACGCTTTGTGTAACGCGCCTGCTCTTTTTGTGTTCGTAGCTTTTGAAAAATGCCGCGATTTCCAATACAACTTAGTGAGCAGCCCACTCGATCTTGCTGAGGTCGATGCCTTCCTTGACCATCTCGTACAGCGGCGATAGCTCACGGAGCTTCGAAACAACGTCGATCAGTTTGTCGGAGACGTAGTCCACTTCCGCCTTGGTGTTGAAGCGGCCGAGGCCGAAGCGGATAGAGCTGTGGGCAACGTCGTCGCCGAGGCCGAGGGCCTTGAGAACATAGCTGGGCTCCAGCGTGGCCGAGGTGCAGGCCGAACCGGACGAGACAGCGATGTCGTTGATGCCCATCAGTAGAGATTCACCTTCGACGTAGACGAAGCTCATGTTCAGGTTGCCGGGCAGATGGTGGTCCATGTTGCCGTTGACCTGCGTGTAGTCGAGAGCCTTCTCCAGCTTTGCGCGAAGGTAGTCGCGCAGCTCGATCTCACGGGCGGCTTCGGCTTCCATCTCGTTCTGGCAGATCTCGCAAGCAGCGCCGAGACCGACGATACCCGGAACGTTCAGCGTGCCGGAACGCATGCCGCGCTCGTGGCCGCCACCGTTGATCTGCTCGGAGATCTGTACACGAGGATTGCGGCGGCGAACATACAGCGCGCCCACACCCTTCGGGCCATAGATCTTGTGGCCGGAGAGAGAGAGCACATCGATGTTGTCGGCGATCACGTTGACGGGAATCTTGCCGACGGCTTGGACAGCGTCGGTGTGGAAGAGCACACCCTTCTCGTGGCAGAGCTTGCCGATCTCGCGGATCGGCTGGATGACGCCGATCTCGTTGTTCGCGTACATGATCGAGACGAGGATCGTCTGGTCGTCCATGGCGCGCTTCAGGTCTTCGATATCGATCAGGCCATCAGCCTGCGCGGGCAGGTAGGTGATGCGGTAGCCGGACTTCTCGAG encodes:
- a CDS encoding zinc dependent phospholipase C family protein, with protein sequence MTLGLRLALVALLCMLGLARPAGAYSVLTHEQLIDLTWDSSIVPLLLSRYPTLTPAQIEHARAYAYGGCVIQDIGYYPFGDANFSNLTHYVRSGDFVVNLFRNAGNADELAFAAGALSHYIGDTIGHSEATNRAVPIEFPALGQRYGLSVNYAQGEHQHVQTEFAFDINEIAHHRFAPLPYLRHVGLQVPTRQLALAFYQTYGLREDFTDHRRSRINVRGYRFAVRGFIPRIAFAVTLLHRRHEPSDLTTDPDFQRLTSELTTISQKNHWDTYRGKAGVGTYCLAGFLFILPKVGALKLVAVKGPTQQTEADYIHSVMRSADQLDAQLRRFTPPPATKLTASLAASEDTHSDPAPSQPLPALPGAEQQIPRGSHDPHHPLLNRDLDTGYPVRPSGYSLTDATYARLLHILALHPANAVPPGIKADILIYYADLSLPFATKNDPSAWATVQQDLITLKAIPINTEPLPYPTYGTGNEDIIPTPDSPVE
- a CDS encoding ankyrin repeat domain-containing protein — protein: MKEMRFAAILCVALSLSGLAIGQSGSDKLNRQLIQASDDGNAEVVKTLLAQGADIEGRDDSEQTPLKVATEHARVDAVRVLLAKGANVEAKSNSKGTPLNWAVGGDGKILRSEYADRLAIVKMLLDKKADTTAKTTSGDTALHLAALNYVNTDILQLLLSKGANVEAKNRNGFTALIYAALEDHTEAVTMLLAKGAKIDAADSEGQTALMHAVSEERIDSVDLLIAKGANLEAVDNEGQTALFRAAMDDDSNYDWGGNYVEVTKLLLAKGANVNAKDDHGRTPLQMAIRNDKHQVIKLLQEKGAH
- a CDS encoding IscS subfamily cysteine desulfurase, with the protein product MAESIGINVTQSNEPLPAGVKLPIYMDNHATTPLDPRVLEAMMPYLTGIFGNAASRNHSFGWEAESAVEKAREQIAKLIGATAKEIIFTSGATESNNLAIKGIAEMYRERGNHIITQVTEHKAVLDTCKRLEKSGYRITYLPAQADGLIDIEDLKRAMDDQTILVSIMYANNEIGVIQPIREIGKLCHEKGVLFHTDAVQAVGKIPVNVIADNIDVLSLSGHKIYGPKGVGALYVRRRNPRVQISEQINGGGHERGMRSGTLNVPGIVGLGAACEICQNEMEAEAAREIELRDYLRAKLEKALDYTQVNGNMDHHLPGNLNMSFVYVEGESLLMGINDIAVSSGSACTSATLEPSYVLKALGLGDDVAHSSIRFGLGRFNTKAEVDYVSDKLIDVVSKLRELSPLYEMVKEGIDLSKIEWAAH